The Aphis gossypii isolate Hap1 chromosome 3, ASM2018417v2, whole genome shotgun sequence genome includes a region encoding these proteins:
- the LOC114132079 gene encoding mitogen-activated protein kinase kinase kinase kinase 4 isoform X3 → MLNMAHNLAPSVNCSLDDIDLNALKDPAGIFELIEVVGNGTYGQVYKGRHTKTGQLAAIKVMDVTEEEEEEIKLEINVLKKYSNHRNIATYYGAFIKKSPPGKDDQLWLVMEYCGAGSVTDLVKSTKGQSLKEEWIAYICREILRGLSYLHSNKVIHRDIKGQNVLLTDNAEVKLVDFGVSAQLDRTIGRRNTFIGTPYWMAPEVIACEENPDATYDNRSDLWSLGITALEMAESQPPLCDLHPMRALFLIPRNSPPRLKSKKWAKKFHGFIETVLVKDYHQRPYTDQLLKHPYIRDQPTERQVRIQLKDHIDRCKKRKQEKSEREDYRYSGSENEEDDDHNIAGEQHSSIIQAPGDNTLRRNFQQIQEGRTLTPHGKDKHGKEREEIPEPGPPARPPIIPHRLIVVPDPHPPSRPLPPPPRDDRHFHPQQQQPQRNSNVFQPMLNEIGGSSARQTDVSVSQVHQNGGAKVIPQGIIESDSSDEDEDDDDDEEDDTAHRHDARRAPPRRKPNDGTLLASDPPKPLPADINPNGLVHLEGSSSSSSTVMGPGGAPNRPLPPTPDEEESGDRTLVLRRLPQQKPSSSDGKVDIDEQKLLKDWDFARFFHKSNNIAEKNSQQKAKEQVSSVPRRMPQHNRNGSESSGPSKFIPNVFRRENTDFFVPSARHSAMFLDGRRSDNQQRRSSDVSKKSLERTDSLKKPWKPTRPRRERTDGDIVLQTNRQRFIRPLLENRRLDNDPRFSRGSTNSNKKSNGQDNGFTNETNQNRDERRSDFHRHDISGGSSSRTSSVLPDLLSQASSSPGTPSQRLDKSNSEEYQNAISKTYSLIQKQRSFLTFGFGAGGTGTSTSSQGPGRRESHVNVNVTPTVHDLASETPEIRKYKKRFNSEILCAALWGVNLLIGTETGLMLLDRSGQGKVYQLISRRRFQQMEVLEGQNILVTVSGKKNRVRVYYLSWLKSKILRTDGQVERRNGWINVGDLQGAVHFCIVKYERIKFLVIALKDSIEIYAWAPKPYHKFMAFKSFGDLVHRPLLVDLTIEEGARLKVIYGSADGFHAVDLDSASVYDVYLPKHTQGAIAPHCIVVLPNSNGLQLLLCFDNEGVYVNTYGKTSKNILLQWGEMPTSVAYIGTGQIMGWGNKAIEIRSVETGHLDGVFMHKKAQRLKFLCERNDKVFFSSAKGGSCCQIYFMTLNKPGMANW, encoded by the exons ATGTTGAACATGGCTCACAACTTGGCACCGAGCGTCAACTGTTCGCTGGACGACATCGATCTCAACGCTCTAAAG GATCCGGCTGGCATATTTGAACTCATCGAAGTTGTTGGCAATGGTACCTATGGACAAGTGTACAAG ggaCGACATACCAAAACTGGACAATTGGCAGCAATTAAAGTTATGGATGTTACtgaa gaaGAAGAGGAAGAAATTAAATTGGAGATCAATGTTctgaaaaaa tattccaATCATCGTAATATTGCTACATATTATGgtgcatttattaaaaaaagtccaCCAGGCAAAGATGATCAATTATGGCTTGTAATGGAATACTGCGGGGCTGGATCTGTCACTGATTTGGTTAAATCAACCAAAGGGCAGTCACTCAAGGAAGAATGGATTGCTTACATATGCCGGGAAATATTACGTGGTCTTAGCTATTTGCATTCAAATAAAGTCATACATCGTGACATTAAAGgtcaaaatgttttgttgACCGATAATGCTGAAGTGAAGCTTGTTGATTTTGGTGTCAGTGCACAGTTAGATCGTACAATTGGACGACGTAATACTTTTATTGGTACTCCATACTGGATGGCCCCAGAAGTTATTGCCTGTGAAGAAAATCCTGATGCTACATATGATAATAGAAGTGATCTGTGGAGTTTAG gcaTTACTGCATTAGAAATGGCTGAATCCCAACCACCTTTGTGTGATCTTCATCCAATGAGAGCTTTATTCTTAATCCCACGAAACTCTCCACCCAGATTGAAGTCAAAAAAATGGGCTAAAAAGTTTCATG ggtTCATAGAAACAGTTCTGGTTAAAGATTATCATCAGAGGCCATATACAGATCAGCTTTTGAAACACCCATATATTAGGGATCAACCAACAGAGAGACAAGTTCGTATTCAACTTAAAGATCATATCGATAGGTGTAAAAAACGAAAGCaagaaaaat CTGAAAGAGAAGATTATCGCTATAGTGGTTCAGAAAATGAAGAAGACGACGACCATAATATTGCAGGCGAACAACATTCATCTATCATTCAAGCTCCTGGTGATAATACATTGAGGAGAAATTTCCAACAAATTCAAGAGGGGCGAACCTTAACTCCTCATGGTAAAGATAAACATGGTAAAGAAAGAGAAGAAATACCAGAACCAGGTCCTCCTGCTCGTCCACCTATAATACCTCACAGActaattg tTGTTCCAGATCCTCATCCCCCTTCTAGACCTCTTCCGCCACCACCACGTGATGATAGACATTTCCATCCACAACAGCAACAACCACAGCGAAATTCAAATGTATTCCAACCAATG TTAAATGAAATAGGTGGTTCATCAGCAAGACAGACAGATGTTTCTGTGTCACAGGTACACCAAAATGGAGGGGCCAAAGTGATACCACAAGGAATAATTGAGTCCGATTCTTCTGATGAAGATgaagatgatgatgatgacgaaGAAGATGACACAGCTCATAGACATGATGCTCGCCGTGCTCCACCTAGAAGAAAGCCAAATGACGGAACATTACTTGCTAGTGATCCACCTAAACCACT accTGCTGATATAAATCCTAATGGACTTGTACATTTAGaag gatCATCATCAAGTTCTAGTACTGTTATGGGACCAGGTGGCGCGCCTAATCGTCCTCTCCCGCCCACTCCTGATGAAGAAGAAAGTGGAGACAGAACATTGGTATTAAGAAGG TTGCCGCAACAAAAACCAAGTTCAAGTGATGGGAAAGTAGATATTGATGAACAAAAATTGCTGAAGGACTGGGATTTTGCgcgattttttcataaatcaaataatatagcaGAGAAAAATTCTCAACAAAAAGCCAAAGAACAGGTATCGTCGGTACCTAGACGTATGCCACAACATAACCGTAATGGTTCTGAATCATCTGGCCCTTCCAAATTTATACCCAATGTGTTCAGACGAGAGAATACAGACTTTTTTGTACCGTCAGCTCGTCATTCTGCCATGTTTCTTGATGGAAGACGTTCTGATAATCAACAGAGAAGAAGTTCTGATGTTAGTAAAAAATCTTTGGAACGAACTGATTCGTTAAAAAAACCATGGAAACCAACTAGGCCAAGGCGAGAAAGAACTGATGGTGATATAGTATTGCAAACCAACCGTCAAAGATTTATCAGACCATTGTTAGAAAACAGACGTTTAGATAATGATCCCAGGTTTTCACGAGGAAGTACTAATAGTAACAAGAAGAGTAATGGTCAAGATAATGGATTTACCAATGAAACTAATCAG AATCGCGATGAACGTCGTAGTGATTTCCATAGACATGATATATCGGGTGGATCAAGTTCTAGAACAAGTTCAGTTCTTCCAGATTTACTTTCTCAG gcTTCATCTAGTCCTGGTACACCAAGTCAAAGACTAGATAAAAGCAATAGTGAAGag tACCAAAATGCAATATCTAAAACTTATTCCTTAATACAGAAACAACGTTCATTCCTTACATTTGGTTTTGGAGCTGGCGGTACTGGTACTAGTACAAGTTCACAAGGGCCTGGTCGCCGTGAGTCACACGTTAACGTTAATGTTACACCAACTGTTCATGATTTAGCATCTGAAACACCTGAAATacgtaaatacaaaaaacgtTTCAATTCTGAAATCCTTTGTGCAGCATTATGGG GAGTGAACTTGTTAATTGGCACGGAAACTGGACTTATGTTGTTAGACAGAAGTGGTCAAGGTAAAGTGTACCAACTTATTTCTAGGAGACGATTCCAACAAATGGAAGTACTGGAAggccaaaatattttagtaactgTTTCTGGCAAGAAGAATCGTGTtagagtttattatttatcttggctaaaatctaaaattcttAGAACAGACGGA CAAGTAGAACGTAGGAATGGTTGGATAAATGTTGGTGATTTACAAGGTGCTGTACACTTTTGCATTGTAAAGTATGAACGAATAAAATTCTTAGTGATAGCACTCAAAGACAGCATTGAGATTTATGCATGGGCTCCTAAACcgtatcataaatttatggCTTTCAAG tcCTTTGGAGACCTTGTTCATCGACCCCTTCTAGTAGATTTAACAATTGAAGAAGGGGCACGACTTAAAGTTATCTATGGTTCAGCTGATGGATTCCATGCTGTAGATCTTGACTCAGCCTCGGTGTATGATGTATACTTACCTAAACAT ACTCAGGGAGCTATTGCACCTCATTGTATTGTTGTGTTACCAAACTCTAATGGGTTACAATTGCTGTTATGTTTTGATAATGAAGGTGTCTATGTAAATACTTATGGAAAG acgtcaaagaatatattattacaatgggGTGAAATGCCTACATCGGTTGCATATATTGGAACTGGCCAAATAATGGGTTGGGGTAATAAAGCAATTGAAATACGAAGTGTAGAAACTGGTCATTTAGATGGTGTATTCATGCATAAAAAAGCACAGAGGTTGAAGTTTCTTTGTGAACGAAATGATAAG GTATTCTTTTCGTCAGCTAAAGGTGGTTCATGTTGTCAGATATATTTCATGACCCTGAACAAACCTGGTATGGCCAattggtaa
- the LOC114132079 gene encoding misshapen-like kinase 1 isoform X8 — protein sequence MLNMAHNLAPSVNCSLDDIDLNALKDPAGIFELIEVVGNGTYGQVYKGRHTKTGQLAAIKVMDVTEEEEEEIKLEINVLKKYSNHRNIATYYGAFIKKSPPGKDDQLWLVMEYCGAGSVTDLVKSTKGQSLKEEWIAYICREILRGLSYLHSNKVIHRDIKGQNVLLTDNAEVKLVDFGVSAQLDRTIGRRNTFIGTPYWMAPEVIACEENPDATYDNRSDLWSLGITALEMAESQPPLCDLHPMRALFLIPRNSPPRLKSKKWAKKFHGFIETVLVKDYHQRPYTDQLLKHPYIRDQPTERQVRIQLKDHIDRCKKRKQEKSEREDYRYSGSENEEDDDHNIAGEQHSSIIQAPGDNTLRRNFQQIQEGRTLTPHGKDKHGKEREEIPEPGPPARPPIIPHRLIVVPDPHPPSRPLPPPPRDDRHFHPQQQQPQRNSNVFQPMVFDVLAAQLNEIGGSSARQTDVSVSQVHQNGGAKVIPQGIIESDSSDEDEDDDDDEEDDTAHRHDARRAPPRRKPNDGTLLASDPPKPLPADINPNGLVHLEGSSSSSSTVMGPGGAPNRPLPPTPDEEESGDRTLVLRRNRDERRSDFHRHDISGGSSSRTSSVLPDLLSQASSSPGTPSQRLDKSNSEEYQNAISKTYSLIQKQRSFLTFGFGAGGTGTSTSSQGPGRRESHVNVNVTPTVHDLASETPEIRKYKKRFNSEILCAALWGVNLLIGTETGLMLLDRSGQGKVYQLISRRRFQQMEVLEGQNILVTVSGKKNRVRVYYLSWLKSKILRTDGQVERRNGWINVGDLQGAVHFCIVKYERIKFLVIALKDSIEIYAWAPKPYHKFMAFKSFGDLVHRPLLVDLTIEEGARLKVIYGSADGFHAVDLDSASVYDVYLPKHTQGAIAPHCIVVLPNSNGLQLLLCFDNEGVYVNTYGKTSKNILLQWGEMPTSVAYIGTGQIMGWGNKAIEIRSVETGHLDGVFMHKKAQRLKFLCERNDKVFFSSAKGGSCCQIYFMTLNKPGMANW from the exons ATGTTGAACATGGCTCACAACTTGGCACCGAGCGTCAACTGTTCGCTGGACGACATCGATCTCAACGCTCTAAAG GATCCGGCTGGCATATTTGAACTCATCGAAGTTGTTGGCAATGGTACCTATGGACAAGTGTACAAG ggaCGACATACCAAAACTGGACAATTGGCAGCAATTAAAGTTATGGATGTTACtgaa gaaGAAGAGGAAGAAATTAAATTGGAGATCAATGTTctgaaaaaa tattccaATCATCGTAATATTGCTACATATTATGgtgcatttattaaaaaaagtccaCCAGGCAAAGATGATCAATTATGGCTTGTAATGGAATACTGCGGGGCTGGATCTGTCACTGATTTGGTTAAATCAACCAAAGGGCAGTCACTCAAGGAAGAATGGATTGCTTACATATGCCGGGAAATATTACGTGGTCTTAGCTATTTGCATTCAAATAAAGTCATACATCGTGACATTAAAGgtcaaaatgttttgttgACCGATAATGCTGAAGTGAAGCTTGTTGATTTTGGTGTCAGTGCACAGTTAGATCGTACAATTGGACGACGTAATACTTTTATTGGTACTCCATACTGGATGGCCCCAGAAGTTATTGCCTGTGAAGAAAATCCTGATGCTACATATGATAATAGAAGTGATCTGTGGAGTTTAG gcaTTACTGCATTAGAAATGGCTGAATCCCAACCACCTTTGTGTGATCTTCATCCAATGAGAGCTTTATTCTTAATCCCACGAAACTCTCCACCCAGATTGAAGTCAAAAAAATGGGCTAAAAAGTTTCATG ggtTCATAGAAACAGTTCTGGTTAAAGATTATCATCAGAGGCCATATACAGATCAGCTTTTGAAACACCCATATATTAGGGATCAACCAACAGAGAGACAAGTTCGTATTCAACTTAAAGATCATATCGATAGGTGTAAAAAACGAAAGCaagaaaaat CTGAAAGAGAAGATTATCGCTATAGTGGTTCAGAAAATGAAGAAGACGACGACCATAATATTGCAGGCGAACAACATTCATCTATCATTCAAGCTCCTGGTGATAATACATTGAGGAGAAATTTCCAACAAATTCAAGAGGGGCGAACCTTAACTCCTCATGGTAAAGATAAACATGGTAAAGAAAGAGAAGAAATACCAGAACCAGGTCCTCCTGCTCGTCCACCTATAATACCTCACAGActaattg tTGTTCCAGATCCTCATCCCCCTTCTAGACCTCTTCCGCCACCACCACGTGATGATAGACATTTCCATCCACAACAGCAACAACCACAGCGAAATTCAAATGTATTCCAACCAATG GTCTTTGATGTCTTGGCTGCTCAGTTAAATGAAATAGGTGGTTCATCAGCAAGACAGACAGATGTTTCTGTGTCACAGGTACACCAAAATGGAGGGGCCAAAGTGATACCACAAGGAATAATTGAGTCCGATTCTTCTGATGAAGATgaagatgatgatgatgacgaaGAAGATGACACAGCTCATAGACATGATGCTCGCCGTGCTCCACCTAGAAGAAAGCCAAATGACGGAACATTACTTGCTAGTGATCCACCTAAACCACT accTGCTGATATAAATCCTAATGGACTTGTACATTTAGaag gatCATCATCAAGTTCTAGTACTGTTATGGGACCAGGTGGCGCGCCTAATCGTCCTCTCCCGCCCACTCCTGATGAAGAAGAAAGTGGAGACAGAACATTGGTATTAAGAAGG AATCGCGATGAACGTCGTAGTGATTTCCATAGACATGATATATCGGGTGGATCAAGTTCTAGAACAAGTTCAGTTCTTCCAGATTTACTTTCTCAG gcTTCATCTAGTCCTGGTACACCAAGTCAAAGACTAGATAAAAGCAATAGTGAAGag tACCAAAATGCAATATCTAAAACTTATTCCTTAATACAGAAACAACGTTCATTCCTTACATTTGGTTTTGGAGCTGGCGGTACTGGTACTAGTACAAGTTCACAAGGGCCTGGTCGCCGTGAGTCACACGTTAACGTTAATGTTACACCAACTGTTCATGATTTAGCATCTGAAACACCTGAAATacgtaaatacaaaaaacgtTTCAATTCTGAAATCCTTTGTGCAGCATTATGGG GAGTGAACTTGTTAATTGGCACGGAAACTGGACTTATGTTGTTAGACAGAAGTGGTCAAGGTAAAGTGTACCAACTTATTTCTAGGAGACGATTCCAACAAATGGAAGTACTGGAAggccaaaatattttagtaactgTTTCTGGCAAGAAGAATCGTGTtagagtttattatttatcttggctaaaatctaaaattcttAGAACAGACGGA CAAGTAGAACGTAGGAATGGTTGGATAAATGTTGGTGATTTACAAGGTGCTGTACACTTTTGCATTGTAAAGTATGAACGAATAAAATTCTTAGTGATAGCACTCAAAGACAGCATTGAGATTTATGCATGGGCTCCTAAACcgtatcataaatttatggCTTTCAAG tcCTTTGGAGACCTTGTTCATCGACCCCTTCTAGTAGATTTAACAATTGAAGAAGGGGCACGACTTAAAGTTATCTATGGTTCAGCTGATGGATTCCATGCTGTAGATCTTGACTCAGCCTCGGTGTATGATGTATACTTACCTAAACAT ACTCAGGGAGCTATTGCACCTCATTGTATTGTTGTGTTACCAAACTCTAATGGGTTACAATTGCTGTTATGTTTTGATAATGAAGGTGTCTATGTAAATACTTATGGAAAG acgtcaaagaatatattattacaatgggGTGAAATGCCTACATCGGTTGCATATATTGGAACTGGCCAAATAATGGGTTGGGGTAATAAAGCAATTGAAATACGAAGTGTAGAAACTGGTCATTTAGATGGTGTATTCATGCATAAAAAAGCACAGAGGTTGAAGTTTCTTTGTGAACGAAATGATAAG GTATTCTTTTCGTCAGCTAAAGGTGGTTCATGTTGTCAGATATATTTCATGACCCTGAACAAACCTGGTATGGCCAattggtaa
- the LOC114132079 gene encoding misshapen-like kinase 1 isoform X2, translating into MLNMAHNLAPSVNCSLDDIDLNALKDPAGIFELIEVVGNGTYGQVYKGRHTKTGQLAAIKVMDVTEEEEEEIKLEINVLKKYSNHRNIATYYGAFIKKSPPGKDDQLWLVMEYCGAGSVTDLVKSTKGQSLKEEWIAYICREILRGLSYLHSNKVIHRDIKGQNVLLTDNAEVKLVDFGVSAQLDRTIGRRNTFIGTPYWMAPEVIACEENPDATYDNRSDLWSLGITALEMAESQPPLCDLHPMRALFLIPRNSPPRLKSKKWAKKFHGFIETVLVKDYHQRPYTDQLLKHPYIRDQPTERQVRIQLKDHIDRCKKRKQEKSEREDYRYSGSENEEDDDHNIAGEQHSSIIQAPGDNTLRRNFQQIQEGRTLTPHGKDKHGKEREEIPEPGPPARPPIIPHRLIDPHPPSRPLPPPPRDDRHFHPQQQQPQRNSNVFQPMVFDVLAAQLNEIGGSSARQTDVSVSQVHQNGGAKVIPQGIIESDSSDEDEDDDDDEEDDTAHRHDARRAPPRRKPNDGTLLASDPPKPLPADINPNGLVHLEGSSSSSSTVMGPGGAPNRPLPPTPDEEESGDRTLVLRRLPQQKPSSSDGKVDIDEQKLLKDWDFARFFHKSNNIAEKNSQQKAKEQVSSVPRRMPQHNRNGSESSGPSKFIPNVFRRENTDFFVPSARHSAMFLDGRRSDNQQRRSSDVSKKSLERTDSLKKPWKPTRPRRERTDGDIVLQTNRQRFIRPLLENRRLDNDPRFSRGSTNSNKKSNGQDNGFTNETNQNRDERRSDFHRHDISGGSSSRTSSVLPDLLSQASSSPGTPSQRLDKSNSEEYQNAISKTYSLIQKQRSFLTFGFGAGGTGTSTSSQGPGRRESHVNVNVTPTVHDLASETPEIRKYKKRFNSEILCAALWGVNLLIGTETGLMLLDRSGQGKVYQLISRRRFQQMEVLEGQNILVTVSGKKNRVRVYYLSWLKSKILRTDGQVERRNGWINVGDLQGAVHFCIVKYERIKFLVIALKDSIEIYAWAPKPYHKFMAFKSFGDLVHRPLLVDLTIEEGARLKVIYGSADGFHAVDLDSASVYDVYLPKHTQGAIAPHCIVVLPNSNGLQLLLCFDNEGVYVNTYGKTSKNILLQWGEMPTSVAYIGTGQIMGWGNKAIEIRSVETGHLDGVFMHKKAQRLKFLCERNDKVFFSSAKGGSCCQIYFMTLNKPGMANW; encoded by the exons ATGTTGAACATGGCTCACAACTTGGCACCGAGCGTCAACTGTTCGCTGGACGACATCGATCTCAACGCTCTAAAG GATCCGGCTGGCATATTTGAACTCATCGAAGTTGTTGGCAATGGTACCTATGGACAAGTGTACAAG ggaCGACATACCAAAACTGGACAATTGGCAGCAATTAAAGTTATGGATGTTACtgaa gaaGAAGAGGAAGAAATTAAATTGGAGATCAATGTTctgaaaaaa tattccaATCATCGTAATATTGCTACATATTATGgtgcatttattaaaaaaagtccaCCAGGCAAAGATGATCAATTATGGCTTGTAATGGAATACTGCGGGGCTGGATCTGTCACTGATTTGGTTAAATCAACCAAAGGGCAGTCACTCAAGGAAGAATGGATTGCTTACATATGCCGGGAAATATTACGTGGTCTTAGCTATTTGCATTCAAATAAAGTCATACATCGTGACATTAAAGgtcaaaatgttttgttgACCGATAATGCTGAAGTGAAGCTTGTTGATTTTGGTGTCAGTGCACAGTTAGATCGTACAATTGGACGACGTAATACTTTTATTGGTACTCCATACTGGATGGCCCCAGAAGTTATTGCCTGTGAAGAAAATCCTGATGCTACATATGATAATAGAAGTGATCTGTGGAGTTTAG gcaTTACTGCATTAGAAATGGCTGAATCCCAACCACCTTTGTGTGATCTTCATCCAATGAGAGCTTTATTCTTAATCCCACGAAACTCTCCACCCAGATTGAAGTCAAAAAAATGGGCTAAAAAGTTTCATG ggtTCATAGAAACAGTTCTGGTTAAAGATTATCATCAGAGGCCATATACAGATCAGCTTTTGAAACACCCATATATTAGGGATCAACCAACAGAGAGACAAGTTCGTATTCAACTTAAAGATCATATCGATAGGTGTAAAAAACGAAAGCaagaaaaat CTGAAAGAGAAGATTATCGCTATAGTGGTTCAGAAAATGAAGAAGACGACGACCATAATATTGCAGGCGAACAACATTCATCTATCATTCAAGCTCCTGGTGATAATACATTGAGGAGAAATTTCCAACAAATTCAAGAGGGGCGAACCTTAACTCCTCATGGTAAAGATAAACATGGTAAAGAAAGAGAAGAAATACCAGAACCAGGTCCTCCTGCTCGTCCACCTATAATACCTCACAGActaattg ATCCTCATCCCCCTTCTAGACCTCTTCCGCCACCACCACGTGATGATAGACATTTCCATCCACAACAGCAACAACCACAGCGAAATTCAAATGTATTCCAACCAATG GTCTTTGATGTCTTGGCTGCTCAGTTAAATGAAATAGGTGGTTCATCAGCAAGACAGACAGATGTTTCTGTGTCACAGGTACACCAAAATGGAGGGGCCAAAGTGATACCACAAGGAATAATTGAGTCCGATTCTTCTGATGAAGATgaagatgatgatgatgacgaaGAAGATGACACAGCTCATAGACATGATGCTCGCCGTGCTCCACCTAGAAGAAAGCCAAATGACGGAACATTACTTGCTAGTGATCCACCTAAACCACT accTGCTGATATAAATCCTAATGGACTTGTACATTTAGaag gatCATCATCAAGTTCTAGTACTGTTATGGGACCAGGTGGCGCGCCTAATCGTCCTCTCCCGCCCACTCCTGATGAAGAAGAAAGTGGAGACAGAACATTGGTATTAAGAAGG TTGCCGCAACAAAAACCAAGTTCAAGTGATGGGAAAGTAGATATTGATGAACAAAAATTGCTGAAGGACTGGGATTTTGCgcgattttttcataaatcaaataatatagcaGAGAAAAATTCTCAACAAAAAGCCAAAGAACAGGTATCGTCGGTACCTAGACGTATGCCACAACATAACCGTAATGGTTCTGAATCATCTGGCCCTTCCAAATTTATACCCAATGTGTTCAGACGAGAGAATACAGACTTTTTTGTACCGTCAGCTCGTCATTCTGCCATGTTTCTTGATGGAAGACGTTCTGATAATCAACAGAGAAGAAGTTCTGATGTTAGTAAAAAATCTTTGGAACGAACTGATTCGTTAAAAAAACCATGGAAACCAACTAGGCCAAGGCGAGAAAGAACTGATGGTGATATAGTATTGCAAACCAACCGTCAAAGATTTATCAGACCATTGTTAGAAAACAGACGTTTAGATAATGATCCCAGGTTTTCACGAGGAAGTACTAATAGTAACAAGAAGAGTAATGGTCAAGATAATGGATTTACCAATGAAACTAATCAG AATCGCGATGAACGTCGTAGTGATTTCCATAGACATGATATATCGGGTGGATCAAGTTCTAGAACAAGTTCAGTTCTTCCAGATTTACTTTCTCAG gcTTCATCTAGTCCTGGTACACCAAGTCAAAGACTAGATAAAAGCAATAGTGAAGag tACCAAAATGCAATATCTAAAACTTATTCCTTAATACAGAAACAACGTTCATTCCTTACATTTGGTTTTGGAGCTGGCGGTACTGGTACTAGTACAAGTTCACAAGGGCCTGGTCGCCGTGAGTCACACGTTAACGTTAATGTTACACCAACTGTTCATGATTTAGCATCTGAAACACCTGAAATacgtaaatacaaaaaacgtTTCAATTCTGAAATCCTTTGTGCAGCATTATGGG GAGTGAACTTGTTAATTGGCACGGAAACTGGACTTATGTTGTTAGACAGAAGTGGTCAAGGTAAAGTGTACCAACTTATTTCTAGGAGACGATTCCAACAAATGGAAGTACTGGAAggccaaaatattttagtaactgTTTCTGGCAAGAAGAATCGTGTtagagtttattatttatcttggctaaaatctaaaattcttAGAACAGACGGA CAAGTAGAACGTAGGAATGGTTGGATAAATGTTGGTGATTTACAAGGTGCTGTACACTTTTGCATTGTAAAGTATGAACGAATAAAATTCTTAGTGATAGCACTCAAAGACAGCATTGAGATTTATGCATGGGCTCCTAAACcgtatcataaatttatggCTTTCAAG tcCTTTGGAGACCTTGTTCATCGACCCCTTCTAGTAGATTTAACAATTGAAGAAGGGGCACGACTTAAAGTTATCTATGGTTCAGCTGATGGATTCCATGCTGTAGATCTTGACTCAGCCTCGGTGTATGATGTATACTTACCTAAACAT ACTCAGGGAGCTATTGCACCTCATTGTATTGTTGTGTTACCAAACTCTAATGGGTTACAATTGCTGTTATGTTTTGATAATGAAGGTGTCTATGTAAATACTTATGGAAAG acgtcaaagaatatattattacaatgggGTGAAATGCCTACATCGGTTGCATATATTGGAACTGGCCAAATAATGGGTTGGGGTAATAAAGCAATTGAAATACGAAGTGTAGAAACTGGTCATTTAGATGGTGTATTCATGCATAAAAAAGCACAGAGGTTGAAGTTTCTTTGTGAACGAAATGATAAG GTATTCTTTTCGTCAGCTAAAGGTGGTTCATGTTGTCAGATATATTTCATGACCCTGAACAAACCTGGTATGGCCAattggtaa